In Xanthomonas sp. SI, the following are encoded in one genomic region:
- a CDS encoding dihydrodipicolinate synthase family protein, which translates to MSNIDLKGLVPAPVTPFTRDGAVDYPAIKRIGKWLGGIDGVKGLTVLGHAGEGTFLERDEQAKVIEAFRDSVDARIPIIAGITLEGTRVAADEAKRAVAAGASAGLIYPSHGWLRFGYQKGAPQDRYKAIHEASGLPMILFQYPDVTKATYNLDTLLEIAALPGVIAMKNGVRNMKRWDTEIPVFRKERPNVPVLTCHDEYLLHTMFDVDGALVGYGCIAPEPLIEMIAAGKAKDYAKARALHDRLLPVTKSVYHRGSHMEGSVALKWALAARGLLDHATVRSPLLPLAEGADKEIADAMAAAGLGKVA; encoded by the coding sequence ATGAGCAACATCGACCTGAAAGGCCTGGTTCCCGCGCCCGTCACCCCGTTCACCCGCGACGGCGCCGTCGACTATCCCGCGATCAAGCGCATCGGCAAGTGGCTGGGCGGCATCGACGGCGTCAAGGGCCTGACCGTGCTCGGCCACGCCGGCGAAGGCACCTTCCTGGAGCGCGACGAGCAAGCCAAGGTGATCGAGGCGTTTCGCGACTCCGTCGACGCGCGCATTCCGATCATCGCCGGCATCACCCTGGAAGGCACCCGGGTGGCGGCCGACGAAGCCAAGCGCGCGGTCGCCGCCGGCGCCTCGGCGGGCCTGATCTATCCCTCGCACGGCTGGCTGCGTTTCGGCTACCAGAAGGGCGCGCCGCAGGATCGCTACAAGGCCATCCACGAGGCCAGCGGCCTGCCGATGATCCTGTTCCAGTACCCGGACGTGACCAAGGCCACCTACAACCTGGACACGCTGCTGGAGATCGCCGCGCTGCCGGGCGTGATCGCGATGAAGAACGGCGTGCGCAACATGAAGCGCTGGGACACCGAGATCCCGGTGTTCCGCAAGGAACGCCCGAACGTGCCGGTGCTGACCTGCCACGACGAATACCTGCTGCACACCATGTTCGACGTGGACGGTGCGCTGGTGGGCTACGGCTGCATCGCGCCGGAGCCGCTGATCGAGATGATCGCCGCCGGCAAGGCCAAGGACTACGCCAAGGCACGCGCGCTGCACGACCGCCTGCTGCCGGTGACCAAGAGCGTCTATCACCGCGGCTCGCACATGGAAGGCTCGGTCGCGCTGAAGTGGGCGCTGGCCGCACGCGGCCTGCTCGATCACGCCACCGTGCGTTCGCCGCTGCTGCCGCTGGCCGAAGGCGCCGACAAGGAAATCGCCGACGCGATGGCCGCCGCCGGCCTCGGCAAGGTGGCCTGA
- a CDS encoding MFS transporter, whose protein sequence is MPTTTANAATARSLPPAEAQAEIGARLERLPITRQVWWARNIVGAATFFDGYTVIAIAYAMPVLAKEWNLSPAQIGMILSAGYLGQLLGSVFFGWLAERVGRLHVLLFTILLFVSMDVACLFAGGAAAMMAFRFIQGIGTGGEVPVASAYINELVGSKKRGRFFLLYEVMFLLGLVAAGGIGYFLVPAYGWKAMFMVGLVPAAIMIPLRFFMFESPRWLASKGRYDKADAIVSALERSAERRHGPLPAPVFDRNALPKAQRSDWRELFGSIYLKRTLVIWCLWFCSYLVANGLITWLPTLYRQHFGLSLQQSIAYGFLTSLAGVAAAVVCALSIDRVGRKRWYVIAFAVGSIPLLALAMLGGTSALQVLVFAALGYAAVQTITFSLYLYSAELYPTRIRAIGTGLGSAWLRLGSASGPLVVGAVIAGIGLRYVFVAFAAVLLAGAAVTLLCALETKGKSLEELSP, encoded by the coding sequence ATGCCCACCACCACCGCCAACGCCGCCACCGCCCGTTCGCTGCCGCCCGCCGAGGCGCAGGCCGAAATCGGCGCCCGGCTCGAACGCCTGCCCATCACCCGCCAGGTCTGGTGGGCGCGCAACATCGTCGGCGCCGCTACCTTCTTCGACGGCTACACGGTGATCGCCATCGCCTACGCGATGCCGGTGCTGGCCAAGGAGTGGAACCTGTCGCCGGCGCAGATCGGCATGATCCTGTCGGCCGGCTACCTGGGCCAGTTGCTCGGCTCGGTGTTCTTCGGCTGGCTGGCCGAGCGCGTCGGCCGCCTGCACGTGCTGCTGTTCACCATCCTGCTGTTCGTGTCGATGGACGTCGCCTGCCTGTTCGCCGGCGGCGCCGCGGCGATGATGGCGTTCCGCTTCATCCAGGGCATCGGCACCGGCGGCGAAGTGCCGGTGGCCAGCGCCTACATCAACGAACTGGTCGGCTCGAAGAAGCGTGGCCGCTTCTTCCTGCTGTACGAAGTGATGTTCCTGCTGGGCCTGGTCGCCGCCGGCGGCATCGGCTACTTCCTGGTGCCGGCCTACGGCTGGAAAGCGATGTTCATGGTCGGGCTGGTGCCCGCGGCGATCATGATCCCGCTGCGCTTCTTCATGTTCGAATCGCCGCGCTGGCTGGCATCCAAGGGGCGCTACGACAAGGCCGACGCGATCGTGTCCGCACTGGAGCGCAGCGCCGAGCGCCGCCACGGCCCGTTGCCGGCGCCGGTGTTCGACCGCAACGCGCTGCCCAAGGCGCAGCGCTCGGACTGGCGCGAACTGTTCGGCAGCATCTATCTCAAGCGCACGCTGGTGATCTGGTGCCTGTGGTTCTGCTCCTACCTGGTGGCCAACGGCCTCATCACCTGGTTGCCGACGCTGTACCGCCAGCATTTCGGGCTGTCGCTGCAGCAGAGCATCGCCTACGGCTTCCTCACCTCGCTGGCCGGCGTCGCCGCCGCGGTGGTGTGTGCGCTGTCGATCGACAGGGTCGGGCGCAAGCGCTGGTACGTCATCGCCTTCGCTGTCGGCAGCATCCCGTTGCTGGCGCTGGCGATGCTGGGCGGCACCTCGGCGCTGCAGGTGCTGGTGTTCGCCGCGCTGGGCTATGCCGCGGTGCAGACCATCACCTTCTCGCTGTACCTGTATTCGGCCGAGCTCTATCCCACTCGCATCCGCGCCATCGGCACCGGCCTCGGCAGCGCCTGGCTGCGCCTGGGCTCGGCCAGCGGCCCGCTGGTGGTAGGCGCGGTCATCGCCGGCATCGGCCTGCGCTACGTGTTCGTCGCCTTCGCCGCGGTGCTGCTGGCCGGCGCGGCGGTGACGCTGCTGTGCGCGCTGGAAACCAAGGGCAAATCGCTGGAAGAACTCTCGCCCTGA
- a CDS encoding IclR family transcriptional regulator, whose translation MTKTISPGALDAAAEDSGDAADKKLRSTVQSLAKGFRVLEAFSSEHEELSLSQIAALAKLDPGTTFRMLNTLVELGYVNRLPESRRFRLTLKVLDLGFHAIARRDLRSVVRPLLRALVSDVNEAASFAVLQGPDVLYIERVRAGITRLGVDIRIGTTVPSTRTAIGLAMLAHLSPAEVTRVTGVNVHAPHAPEIAAMLGTFERIRRDNYVILDSMLTEGLRVLAVPVLDADDYPLGAISVAAPSVRTSHDELLDTALQPTLLAAKDIAFAIQASGSVAVTAPST comes from the coding sequence ATGACCAAGACCATCTCCCCAGGCGCGTTGGACGCCGCCGCCGAGGACAGCGGCGACGCGGCGGACAAGAAGCTGCGCAGCACCGTGCAATCGCTGGCGAAGGGGTTCCGGGTGCTCGAAGCGTTTTCCTCCGAGCACGAGGAACTGTCGCTGAGCCAGATCGCGGCACTGGCCAAGCTGGATCCGGGAACCACCTTCCGCATGCTCAACACGCTGGTCGAGCTGGGCTACGTAAACCGTCTTCCGGAAAGCCGCCGCTTTCGCCTGACCCTGAAAGTGCTCGACCTGGGCTTCCACGCCATCGCCCGCCGCGACCTGCGCAGCGTGGTGCGGCCGTTGCTGCGCGCACTGGTCAGCGACGTCAACGAAGCGGCCAGCTTCGCGGTGCTGCAGGGTCCCGACGTGCTCTACATCGAACGGGTGCGTGCCGGCATTACCCGCCTGGGCGTGGACATCCGCATCGGCACCACCGTGCCCAGCACCCGCACCGCGATCGGCCTGGCCATGCTCGCGCATCTGTCGCCGGCGGAAGTGACGCGGGTGACCGGGGTGAACGTGCACGCGCCGCACGCACCGGAGATCGCCGCCATGCTCGGCACCTTCGAGCGCATCCGCCGCGACAACTACGTGATCCTCGATTCGATGCTGACCGAGGGATTGCGCGTGCTGGCGGTGCCGGTGCTGGATGCCGACGACTATCCGCTCGGCGCGATCAGCGTCGCCGCGCCGTCGGTGCGCACCAGCCACGACGAACTGCTCGACACCGCCCTGCAACCCACCCTGCTCGCGGCCAAGGACATCGCCTTCGCGATCCAGGCCAGCGGGAGCGTCGCCGTGACCGCACCCAGCACCTGA
- a CDS encoding nuclear transport factor 2 family protein has translation MRFRHLVLCVLLSLSGAAAAADDDAAAVRTADARYWQGYNACDMHAMGELLTDDVEFYQDKTGLTATKPAVLQSLRNGPCADPAMHLRREAVADSLQFHPLAGGFALLSGTHRFYVQRDGTPEHLDGQAEFTNLWQAVDGHWRMRRIYSYAHGAAPYVAPATHLTLAPDILAGYAGTYLGKKVGDIRVAVEGDHLKLTAGALVVTLRAESPTRFFAEERDLHFVFAPATDAGVRQLSVYESGAIVETATAQ, from the coding sequence ATGCGCTTTCGCCACCTTGTCCTGTGCGTACTGCTGAGCCTGAGCGGCGCCGCGGCCGCGGCCGACGACGACGCAGCCGCGGTGCGCACCGCCGATGCGCGCTACTGGCAGGGCTACAACGCCTGCGACATGCACGCGATGGGCGAGTTGCTCACCGACGACGTGGAGTTCTACCAGGACAAGACCGGCCTCACCGCCACTAAGCCGGCGGTCCTGCAATCCTTGCGCAACGGCCCCTGCGCCGACCCGGCGATGCACCTGCGCCGCGAAGCCGTGGCCGACAGCCTGCAGTTCCATCCGCTGGCCGGCGGCTTCGCGCTGCTGTCGGGCACGCACCGCTTCTACGTGCAGCGCGACGGCACGCCCGAGCACCTGGACGGCCAGGCCGAGTTCACCAATCTCTGGCAAGCGGTCGATGGCCACTGGCGCATGCGCCGCATCTACAGCTATGCGCACGGTGCGGCGCCCTACGTGGCGCCTGCCACGCACCTGACATTGGCGCCCGACATCCTGGCCGGCTACGCCGGCACCTATCTCGGCAAGAAGGTCGGCGACATCCGCGTTGCGGTGGAAGGCGACCACCTGAAGCTCACTGCCGGCGCGTTGGTCGTCACCCTGCGCGCCGAATCGCCGACGCGCTTCTTCGCCGAGGAACGCGACCTGCACTTCGTATTCGCGCCGGCAACCGACGCAGGCGTGCGCCAGCTGAGCGTGTACGAAAGCGGCGCCATCGTCGAGACCGCAACCGCGCAGTGA
- a CDS encoding ATP-binding protein → MLMRGDGIFNRLLHGPARWLRAVPVADPVDLRNAPMFQVVLLLFGTLPVAAWLYRAIAVPVAWRPGELTSLGLSALFSAVALLGVVLIRFGRFRWAAYQTLCVFAISVVASYAASGFGGQRFEQPVLVVPMAIAALAVGRPALWMMFAVVALSFALGTNLDLSNGEPQDVIGDALISGVIFLLIAVVLDRTSAALRQSLRDAQARAEQLGIAHDTLQREVAERQRVEEQLVNAKKVEAVARLASGLNHDFNHLLSLVLGYVRQGRRASDAQAIGAAFDGVESAARRATAVSAKLLSFSRQDETQAEALDLGELVATLQPLLKQALKPGIALDVQVPPGLQVHFDRHQLELILLNLVANADDAMEHGGTVTLQGRRVGGEAWLQCRDTGPGIPADLHDRIFEPFFTTKPVGQGTGLGLAMANGLMQRHGARIWIDAETGTGAAFVLSFPHEHAQPPALAGANGGEG, encoded by the coding sequence GTGCTGATGCGGGGAGATGGGATATTCAACCGGTTGTTGCATGGCCCGGCTAGATGGTTGCGTGCCGTGCCGGTCGCCGATCCGGTGGATCTGCGCAATGCGCCGATGTTCCAGGTGGTGTTGCTGCTTTTCGGGACCTTGCCCGTCGCCGCGTGGTTGTATCGTGCGATCGCGGTGCCGGTTGCGTGGCGCCCCGGCGAACTGACCAGCCTGGGGTTGAGCGCGCTGTTCAGCGCGGTCGCGCTGCTGGGCGTGGTGCTGATCCGTTTCGGCCGGTTCCGCTGGGCCGCCTACCAGACGCTGTGCGTGTTCGCGATCTCGGTCGTGGCGAGCTACGCCGCCAGCGGCTTCGGTGGACAACGCTTCGAGCAACCGGTGCTGGTGGTACCGATGGCGATCGCCGCGCTGGCGGTGGGGCGGCCGGCATTGTGGATGATGTTCGCCGTCGTCGCGCTGTCGTTCGCGCTCGGAACGAACCTGGACCTGAGCAATGGCGAGCCGCAGGACGTCATCGGCGATGCGCTCATCAGTGGCGTCATCTTCCTGCTGATCGCGGTGGTACTGGACCGCACGTCGGCCGCGTTGCGGCAGAGCCTGCGCGATGCGCAGGCGCGCGCAGAGCAACTCGGCATCGCGCACGATACGCTGCAGCGCGAAGTGGCCGAACGGCAACGGGTCGAAGAGCAACTGGTGAACGCGAAGAAGGTGGAAGCGGTAGCGCGACTGGCCTCCGGCCTCAACCACGATTTCAACCACCTGCTGAGCCTGGTGCTGGGCTACGTGCGCCAGGGACGCCGCGCCAGCGATGCGCAGGCGATCGGTGCGGCGTTCGATGGCGTCGAGTCGGCGGCCAGGCGCGCCACCGCGGTCAGCGCGAAATTGCTCAGCTTCAGCCGCCAGGACGAGACCCAGGCCGAGGCGCTCGATCTCGGCGAACTGGTGGCGACGCTGCAGCCGCTGTTGAAGCAGGCGCTCAAGCCCGGCATCGCGCTCGATGTCCAGGTGCCGCCCGGGTTGCAGGTGCATTTCGACCGGCATCAGCTGGAGCTGATCCTGCTCAACCTGGTCGCCAATGCCGACGATGCGATGGAGCACGGCGGCACGGTGACCTTGCAGGGCCGGCGCGTGGGCGGCGAAGCCTGGCTGCAGTGCCGCGATACCGGTCCGGGCATTCCCGCCGATCTGCACGACAGGATCTTCGAACCGTTCTTCACCACCAAGCCGGTCGGCCAAGGCACCGGGCTGGGCCTGGCGATGGCGAACGGGCTGATGCAGCGGCATGGCGCGCGGATCTGGATCGATGCCGAAACCGGCACCGGCGCCGCGTTCGTGCTTAGCTTTCCGCACGAGCATGCGCAGCCGCCCGCGCTGGCTGGCGCGAATGGCGGGGAGGGCTAG
- a CDS encoding response regulator transcription factor — translation MTASQGLVLDGVRIAVVEDDAELCAIIVDELGHEGAQVLGFGSAELLYRHLLGHVCDLVVLDVGLPGEDGYSVARYLRQIAPQAGIVMLTGRGANTDMTRGLLQGADIYLVKPLDVELLIAALANLRRRLQPATPPEALPAQEWRLSDDGWTLSSPAQRTLALTEAERGLLKALFAQRGAPVDRDTLIAAVTDAPWDFDPHRLEVLVHRLRARVTAATAATLPLRAVRGQGYLLGDNA, via the coding sequence ATGACTGCGTCGCAGGGTCTGGTGCTGGACGGCGTGCGGATCGCGGTGGTCGAGGACGACGCCGAACTGTGCGCGATCATCGTCGATGAGTTGGGCCACGAGGGCGCGCAGGTGCTCGGCTTCGGCAGCGCCGAACTGCTGTACCGGCATCTGCTCGGCCATGTCTGCGATCTGGTGGTGCTGGATGTCGGGCTGCCGGGCGAAGACGGCTATTCGGTGGCGCGCTACCTGCGGCAGATCGCGCCGCAGGCGGGCATCGTGATGCTCACCGGCCGCGGCGCCAACACCGACATGACCCGCGGCTTGCTGCAAGGCGCGGACATCTACCTGGTCAAGCCGCTGGATGTGGAACTGCTGATCGCCGCATTGGCCAATCTGCGCCGGCGCCTGCAGCCCGCCACGCCGCCAGAGGCGCTGCCGGCGCAGGAATGGCGCCTGAGCGACGACGGCTGGACGCTGTCCTCGCCAGCGCAGCGCACGCTGGCGCTGACCGAGGCCGAGCGCGGCCTGCTGAAGGCGCTGTTCGCGCAACGCGGCGCGCCGGTCGATCGCGACACGCTGATCGCGGCGGTCACCGACGCGCCGTGGGATTTCGATCCGCACCGCCTGGAGGTGCTGGTGCATCGCCTGCGCGCACGGGTGACCGCGGCCACCGCGGCGACGCTGCCGTTGCGTGCGGTGCGCGGGCAGGGCTACCTGCTGGGCGACAACGCCTAG